In bacterium, the sequence GTGAGGGCGGCCGCACCGTCGGCGCTGGCGTCGTCGCCAGCATCATGGGCTAAGCTCTCACTGGAGATTAGAGAGAACAATGCAAGAGAAAATCCGTATCCGGCTCAAGGCTTACGATCACAAGCTGATCGACGCCTCGACTGAGAAGATCGTCGACACCGCCCGCCGCACGGGCGCCCGCATCGTCGGGCCGATTCCCCTGCCTACGGCCAAGTCGATCTACTGCGTGCTGCGTTCGCCGCACGTCGACAAGAAGTCGCGCGAGCAGTTCGAGATCCGCACCCACAAGCGCCTCATCGACATCATGGAGCCCAACCCCAAGACCGTCGATGCGCTCATGCGGCTCGATCTGCCCGCCGGCGTCGACATCGAAGTCAAGTTGTAATCGGTTACGGGGCCACGGGCTGCCGCAAGCAGCCCGTGCGGTTGGAAATCGCACGTCGGATCGGGGTCGCCTAGACCCCGATCTCGCCGTCGAAACGAACGCTGAGCCCCTGCACACAAGGAGTTAATCAACAATGTCCCTAGGTATTCTTGGGAAGAAGCTGGGCATGACCCAGATCTTCGATGCCAACGGTCAGGTCATCCCCGTGACCGTCGTCGAAGCGGGCCCCTGCTTCGTCACCCAGATCAAGACCACCGAGAAGGAAGGCTACAAGGCCATCCAGATCGGCTTCACCGATGCCAAGGCCAAGCACCTGACCAAGGGTCAGCAGGGCCACCTCAAGAAGGCCGGCGAGGGCAAGCTCCTCCGCCACCTGAAGGAGTTCCGCCTCGACGACGTGTCCAGCTTCTCGCTGGGTCAGGAGATCAAGGCCGACATCTTCACCGAGGGTCAGGTCATCGACGTGATCGGTACCTCGATCGGTAAGGGCTTCGCCGGCATGATGAAGCGGTTCCACAGCGGCCGCGGTCCCATGTCCCACGGCTCGAAGTTCCACCGTCACCCCGGCTCCATCGGCGCCGGTACCACCCCCCAGCGCGTCTACAAGGGCGTGAAGATGCCCGGCAACATGGGCAACGAGCAGGTCACCGTCCGCCACCTCAAGGTGGTCAAGGTTGACGCCGAGAAGGGTATCCTTCTCATCAAGGGCGCCATCCCCGGGGCCGAGGGCGGCCTGGTCACGGTCCGTCCCGCCGTCAAGGTCGGCCGGTAAAGGAGAAGACGATGCCTACGCTTAAGCTGATTGATTTTTCGGGCAACGCCGCTGGCGACCGCGCCCTCTCGGATGCCGTCTTCGCCATCGAGCCCAACACCCACGTCATGCACCTGCACCTCGTTCGCCAGATGGCGAACTGGCGCGCCGGTACCCACTCGACCCTGACCCGCTCCGAGGTCTCCGGCGGTGGTAAGAAGCCCTGG encodes:
- the rplC gene encoding 50S ribosomal protein L3, producing MSLGILGKKLGMTQIFDANGQVIPVTVVEAGPCFVTQIKTTEKEGYKAIQIGFTDAKAKHLTKGQQGHLKKAGEGKLLRHLKEFRLDDVSSFSLGQEIKADIFTEGQVIDVIGTSIGKGFAGMMKRFHSGRGPMSHGSKFHRHPGSIGAGTTPQRVYKGVKMPGNMGNEQVTVRHLKVVKVDAEKGILLIKGAIPGAEGGLVTVRPAVKVGR
- the rpsJ gene encoding 30S ribosomal protein S10, translating into MQEKIRIRLKAYDHKLIDASTEKIVDTARRTGARIVGPIPLPTAKSIYCVLRSPHVDKKSREQFEIRTHKRLIDIMEPNPKTVDALMRLDLPAGVDIEVKL